A genomic segment from Bufo bufo chromosome 8, aBufBuf1.1, whole genome shotgun sequence encodes:
- the SOX3 gene encoding transcription factor SOX-3 translates to MYSMLDTDIKSPVQQSNAHTGGPGTPGGKGNATTPDQDRVKRPMNAFMVWSRGQRRKMAQENPKMHNSEISKRLGADWKLLSDAEKRPFIDEAKRLRAVHMKEYPDYKYRPRRKTKTLLKKDKYSLPGNLLGPGVSSVASSVGVGQRIDTYAHMNGWTNGAYSLMQDQIGYSQHPGMNSPQIQQMHRYDMTGLQYSPMMSSAQTYMNAASTYSMSPAAYNQQTSTVMSLGSMGSVVKSEPSSPPPAITSHTQRACLGDLRDMISMYLPPGGDASDPSSLQNSRLHSVHQHYQSAGTGVNGTVPLTHI, encoded by the coding sequence ATGTATAGCATGCTGGACACAGACATCAAGAGCCCTGTGCAGCAGAGCAATGCACATACTGGGGGGCCTGGGACTCCAGGGGGCAAAGGCAATGCCACCACTCCAGACCAGGACCGAGTCAAGCGACCCATGAATGCATTCATGGTATGGTCCAGAGGGCAACGGAGGAAAATGGCCCAGGAGAACCCTAAAATGCACAATTCTGAGATCAGCAAGCGGCTGGGGGCTGACTGGAAGCTCCTGAGCGATGCAGAGAAGAGACCCTTCATTGATGAGGCCAAAAGACTGAGAGCTGTCCACATGAAGGAATACCCGGATTACAAGTACAGACCCAGGAGGAAGACCAAGACCCTTCTGAAGAAGGACAAATACTCTCTGCCTGGCAATCTCCTGGGTCCAGGGGTAAGTTCAGTAGCCAGCTCAGTTGGAGTTGGCCAGCGGATAGACACTTATGCCCACATGAATGGCTGGACTAATGGGGCTTACAGCTTGATGCAGGACCAGATTGGGTACTCTCAACATCCTGGCATGAACAGCCCTCAAATTCAGCAGATGCACAGGTATGACATGACTGGTCTTCAGTATAGCCCCATGATGTCTTCTGCTCAGACCTACATGAACGCAGCTTCTACCTACAGCATGTCACCAGCAGCCTACAACCAGCAAACCTCTACAGTCATGAGCCTGGGATCCATGGGGTCGGTGGTCAAGTCGGAACCAAGTTCTCCTCCACCTGCAATCACTTCTCACACTCAAAGAGCTTGCTTAGGAGACCTGAGAGATATGATCAGCATGTACCTTCCTCCAGGTGGAGATGCAAGTGACCCATCTTCCCTCCAGAACAGCAGACTACACAGTGTCCATCAGCATTACCAAAGTGCAGGGACTGGGGTCAATGGCACTGTACCATTAACGCACATTTAA